In Thermodesulforhabdus norvegica, a single window of DNA contains:
- a CDS encoding RnfABCDGE type electron transport complex subunit D — MKKGTFIVSPPPHVHSGWSVCRVHCETVLALVPTILAGIYFFGFGVLKPIVAAVVGTVLAEAVWQKAIKRPVTVSDGSAVLTGVLLGLLISPSVPWWIPFIGGVIGILVPKQFFGGVGQNAFSTVLVGWAVMYVSYQSIMADYPMPAPLFGLTPGGYVEYPPTEVLKWDGVEVVRDIPLVDLFIGNVPGTAGTTSVLAVLIGGIYLILRGIIPWQIPVFYLIGAAGFELIFWMINPAKYASPIFHLFSGWMMLGAFFLSTEKGTTPLKPAPMVLYGLGCGIMTMIIRNWGVYVDGVPFAILFMNAVAPLLDRMKTKPIGRVEGLA, encoded by the coding sequence ATGAAAAAGGGCACTTTTATCGTTTCGCCTCCGCCTCATGTGCATTCGGGCTGGAGTGTTTGCCGGGTGCATTGTGAGACGGTTCTTGCGCTGGTGCCCACAATACTGGCGGGCATATATTTCTTCGGTTTTGGAGTACTGAAACCAATAGTTGCGGCAGTCGTGGGCACGGTTCTGGCGGAAGCCGTCTGGCAAAAGGCCATAAAAAGGCCTGTGACCGTTAGTGACGGTAGTGCAGTTTTAACGGGGGTTTTACTGGGCCTTCTTATCTCGCCTTCCGTTCCCTGGTGGATTCCTTTCATTGGCGGCGTGATTGGAATTCTTGTACCCAAGCAGTTCTTCGGCGGAGTCGGCCAAAATGCATTCAGTACAGTTCTGGTGGGCTGGGCAGTGATGTACGTGTCCTATCAATCCATTATGGCCGATTATCCCATGCCTGCGCCCTTGTTCGGTTTGACCCCCGGAGGCTATGTGGAATATCCGCCAACGGAGGTTCTAAAGTGGGATGGGGTTGAAGTCGTTCGGGATATTCCACTTGTAGATCTGTTCATCGGAAATGTTCCCGGCACGGCGGGAACGACTTCCGTGCTCGCCGTCCTTATCGGCGGCATATATTTAATCCTGCGGGGCATAATCCCCTGGCAGATTCCCGTCTTCTACTTGATCGGAGCGGCAGGCTTTGAACTGATCTTCTGGATGATAAACCCCGCCAAGTATGCTTCCCCTATTTTCCACCTTTTCTCCGGATGGATGATGCTGGGTGCCTTCTTTCTTTCCACCGAAAAGGGCACGACGCCTCTTAAGCCTGCGCCGATGGTACTTTACGGCCTGGGTTGCGGCATCATGACCATGATCATAAGAAACTGGGGTGTTTATGTGGACGGGGTGCCCTTTGCGATTCTTTTCATGAATGCTGTGGCGCCTCTTCTTGACAGGATGAAAACCAAACCAATAGGGAGGGTAGAGGGCCTTGCGTGA
- the rnfG gene encoding RnfABCDGE type electron transport complex subunit G, translating into MVKMVVVLTAICAVSGFTLAFLNDATREARAYQLLKFVKEPSIRAVFSVLDYDNDPIKDRMEVKVGEETKTVFPAKKGGQVIAVALDAAASGYGGPVEVMVGFKPDGTLVGIGIMRHSETPGLGARVTEDVFTSQFRDKTPPIKLSAQGGTINAVSGATISSTAVVTAVNQASEIFSQIKGEVF; encoded by the coding sequence ATGGTAAAGATGGTCGTCGTACTTACGGCCATATGCGCCGTATCGGGTTTTACCCTTGCCTTCCTGAACGATGCAACCCGGGAGGCACGGGCTTATCAGTTGCTCAAATTCGTGAAGGAACCTTCCATCAGAGCAGTTTTCTCGGTACTGGATTATGACAACGATCCCATAAAGGATCGTATGGAGGTCAAGGTAGGAGAGGAAACCAAAACCGTTTTTCCTGCCAAAAAGGGTGGTCAGGTTATAGCCGTGGCGTTGGATGCTGCTGCTTCTGGTTACGGCGGTCCGGTAGAGGTCATGGTGGGATTTAAGCCTGATGGTACTCTTGTGGGAATTGGTATAATGAGACATTCGGAAACACCCGGACTGGGAGCAAGGGTTACGGAAGATGTCTTTACGTCTCAGTTCAGAGACAAGACACCTCCCATAAAACTGTCGGCACAGGGTGGTACGATAAACGCCGTATCAGGGGCCACGATCTCCAGTACTGCTGTCGTTACTGCGGTAAATCAGGCAAGTGAAATCTTTTCTCAGATCAAGGGGGAGGTTTTTTAA